In Sparus aurata chromosome 2, fSpaAur1.1, whole genome shotgun sequence, a single genomic region encodes these proteins:
- the baz1b gene encoding tyrosine-protein kinase BAZ1B isoform X2, which translates to MAPLLGRKPYPLAKPLAEPPGPGEEVYIIEHTKEAFRNKEEYEARLLRYDERIWTCKSTGSSQLTHKEAWEEEQEVTELLQEEYPQWFEKPILEMVHHNTVSLDKLVEMSWVEILTKYAVGEECDFLVGKDKSLQVKVVKIHPLENPEGETAEKKLEGACDSPSSDKENASQENQRKEPPPREEENRRESLSDRARRSPRKLPTAMKEEKKKWVMPKFLPHKYDVKLINEDKVISDVPADSLYRTERPPTKEIMRYFIRHNALRLGMGESAPWVVEDELVKKFNLPSKFSDFLLDPHKFLAENPSAKRKSLTSPEGRPSKKLKSPDTPGEDSGNEKGEKKRKRKKDSLGMPLSPTIWGHMQKITMNGSPLKVKNSGTPKKGEGSTPSTPKSSRKSGDKKEGKRGRKSGDKKLNVLKASKNDGKAGTKTPKMKQMTLLHLAKSTPAGSPKKRARSTGMGTPKLGKALHPMALHLLRYYKENKGKEDKKNSLSCLISKAAKALSPDDRGRLPEELKDLVQKRWELLEQKKRWKAMSEEERQEEMKKKREEIREKLREKAKERREKEMLVRREQSRRYEDQEIEGKNLPAFKLVDMPEGLPNALFGDVAMVVDFLHCYAGLLMPDDQYPITAVALMEALSGERSGFLYLNRVLVVLLQTLLQDELAEGYSELDMPLSEIPLTMHSASELARLCLRPCDAHGEESGQGSDDTGGFGGFDDVVTSEFLEKLETIEVFELSPQEKVNLLVALCHRILMTYSVEDHVDAKQQRSAELWKERLAMLKEVNDRKKAEKKKQKEMEGEKKKEGGSKKEGKKELKVEPKVEPEPEPEDMISTVKSRRLMSMQAKKEKEEMDRQNKERMEKEAEEERMRRQRAATEKAFQDGITKARNVMRRTPLGTDRNHNRYWLFSDVVPGLYIEKGWVNDSIDYNFTPPPEEKPAEPEVEEEEDGGSATTNDSQVAGVEKDDSSIDGAISEGAQQGAAFDICIETTVPKQGQNLWFVCDNPAELDELVESLHPQGVRESELRVKIQNKYQEILHSIHMTRKAKLGLRTCDGYTELLRYLRSDIQEVASRLQKGGLGYLDDNVDIEEQMKDMESLKDFGECIITIQACVIKKFLQGFMAPKQKKKKKHVGEESSKSEEVDEEKRLAEEARVATAVEKWKTAIREAQTFSRMHVLLGMLDACIKWDMSAENARCKVCRRKALRQNPSVLKLTESKPRSKQGNSSKLRAEQTSSVRQVYVKSRRPCRPTGDDEKLILCDECNKAFHLFCLRPALYRIPVGEWRCPACQPTVARRGSRSRNYNQDTDDEEDEEESEEEDSEEDEEDEEENDYKAMGHSLRPRKKNKQSSSRQKNSKSKSKKPSSSSQSSKQKTGPNSPADIDELVRQSSQSGVRRQALELERCEEILKKLTKFRYSWPFREPVSPEEAEDYLDIISQPMDFQTMLGKFSQGSYRHAQDFLEDIKLVFSNAEEYNQQGSTVLSCMVKTEQSFTELLQKLLPGLSYLRRRSRKRVSQAPATSEEEEEEEEEEEEEEEEEDDDDDDEEQEEEPKKKMQNGKSNRKKASNSRGRRDEESESEEEDEENQEEEEEEEDDDDDDDGRRRSKRTSATSGKKDYREQDSDGERDTRRTRQRRGRDKAAEASSDEERSSQQRHSKRQKRS; encoded by the exons ATGGCACCGCTTTTAGGCCGGAAACCGTACCCACTGGCTAAGCCGCTAGCCGAACCACCAGGCCCGGGAGAGGAGGTGTACATCATCGAGCACACCAAGGAGGCCTTCAGGAACAAAGA AGAATACGAGGCACGCTTGCTGAGGTATGATGAGCGCATCTGGACTTGTAAGAGCACTGGAAGCAGCCAactcacacacaaagaagcATGGGAGGAGGAACAAGAAGTCACCGAACT GCTTCAGGAGGAGTATCCCCAGTGGTTTGAGAAACCAATTCTTGAGATGGTCCACCACAACACCGTGTCTTTAGACAAACTGGTTGAGATGTCCTGGGTTGAAATTCTCACAAAGTATGCTGTGGGCGAAGAGTGCGACTTCCTG GTGGGAAAGGACAAAAGTTTGCAAGTGAAGGTGGTGAAGATCCACCCGCTAGAGAACCCAGAGGGTGAGACAGCGGAGAAGAAGCTCGAAGGTGCCTGTGACTCTCCATCCAGCGACAAGGAGAATGCAAGTCAGGAAAACCAGAGGAAGGAACCTCCCCCCcgagaggaggagaacaggagggaGAGCCTCA GTGACAGAGCACGACGCTCACCAAGGAAACTTCCCACTGCCatgaaggaagagaagaagaagtgggtgATGCCCAAATTCCTTCCTCATAAGTACGATGTGAAGCTCATAAATGAGGATAAG GTAATCAGTGACGTCCcagcagacagtctttacagaacAGAGCGCCCTCCAACCAAAGAGATCATGCGCTACTTCATTAGGCACAACGCACTGAGGCTCGGCATGGGAGAGAGTGCTCCCTGGGTGGTTGAAGATGAACTGGTGAAAAAGTTTAACCTCCCCAGCAAATTCAGTGACTTTCTTCTTGATCCCCACAAG TTTTTAGCAGAGAATCCCTCTGCAAAGCGTAAGAGCCTGACATCTCCAGAGGGTAGACCCAGCAAGAAGCTCAAGTCTCCTGACACGCCAGGAGAGGATTCAGGAAATGAGAAGGgtgagaagaaaaggaaaaggaagaaggactctTTAGGCATGCCCCTTAGTCCAACCATTTGGGGCCACATGCAG AAAATAACAATGAATGGCTCCCCACTCAAGGTAAAGAATTCTGGAACTCCAAAGAAAGGTGAAGGCTCGACTCCCTCCACACCAAAATCCAGCAGGAAGTCGGGGGACAAGAAagaagggaagagagggagaaagagtgGTGACAAGAAACTCAATGTACTTAAAGCTTCTAAAAATGATGGTAAAGCTGGTACAAAGACACCGAAGATGAAGCAGATGACTCTGCTGCATCTGGCTAAGAGCACCCCTGCTGGAAGCCCGAAAAAGAGGGCCCGTAGTACAGGCATGGGTACGCCTAAACTGGGTAAGGCACTACACCCGATGGCTCTCCACCTCCTTCGTTACTATAAGGAGAACAAGGGCAAAGAGGACAAAAAGAACTCTCTTTCCTGCCTCATCTCCAAGGCTGCAAAGGCCTTGTCCCCAGATGATCGGGGCCGGCTGCCAGAGGAGCTCAAGGATCTGGTGCAGAAACGCTGGGAGCTGCTGGAGCAAAAGAAGCGATGGAAGGCCATGAGTGAAGAAGAAAGGCAggaagagatgaagaaaaagcGTGAGGAGATCAGAGAGAAACTGCGGGAAAAGGCCAAGGAGAGGCGCGAGAAGGAGATGCTCGTACGCCGCGAACAGTCTCGCAGATACGAGGACCAGGAGATCGAAGGCAAGAACCTGCCGGCGTTCAAGCTTGTTGACATGCCAGAGGGGCTGCCTAATGCCTTGTTTGGTGATGTGGCTATGGTTGTGGACTTCCTTCATTGCTATGCAGGGCTGCTGATGCCGGATGACCAGTATCCCATCACAGCAGTGGCGCTGATGGAAGCACTTTCGGGGGAACGATCTGGCTTCCTCTACCTGAACCGAGTGCTGGTGGTGCTCCTTCAGACGCTGCTGCAGGATGAGCTGGCAGAAGGCTACAGCGAGCTCGACATGCCCTTATCCGAGATCCCCCTCACCATGCACTCTGCATCGGAGCTGGCCCGCTTGTGCTTGAGACCGTGTGACGCTCACGGTGAGGAGAGTGGCCAGGGCTCAGACGACACAGGGGGTTTTGGGGGCTTTGATGATGTGGTGACCAGCGAGTTCTTGGAGAAGCTCGAGACAATCGAGGTGTTTGAGCTGAGCCCTCAGGAGAAGGTGAATCTGCTGGTGGCCCTGTGTCACCGCATACTCATGACATACTCGGTCGAAGACCATGTTGATGCGAAGCAGCAACGGTCAGCAGAGCTGTGGAAAGAGCGCCTGGCAATGCTGAAAGAGGTCAATGACCGCAagaaggcagagaagaagaagcagaaggagaTGGAAG gtgagaaaaagaaagaaggcgGTTCTAAGAAGGAGGGCAAAAAAGAATTAAAGGTGGAGCCAAAGGTTGAGCCCGAGCCGGAGCCTGAGGACATGATCAGCACCGTGAAGAGCCGACGGCTGATGTCCATGCAGGccaagaaggagaaagaggagatggacagacagaatAAAG AGCGCATGGAGAAGGAGGCTGAAGAGGAGCGAATGCGCAGACAGAGGGCTGCAACAGAAAAGGCCTTTCAGGATGGTATCACTAAAGCCAGAAATGTCATGCGCCGGACGCCACTGGGTACAGACAGAAATCATAACAG atactGGCTTTTCTCCGACGTGGTTCCTGGTCTGTATATCGAGAAAGGATGGGTTAATGATAGTATAGACTACAACTTCACCCCTCCACCTGAAGAAAAACCAGCAGAGCCTGAggtagaagaggaagaggatggtGGGTCGGCCACAACTAATGATTCACAAG TTGCAGGAGTTGAGAAGGACGATAGCAGCATAGATGGTGCTATAAGTGAGGGAGCCCAGCAGGGAGCAGCATTCGACATCTGTATTGAAACGACTGTTCCCAAGCAGGGACAGAACCTCTG GTTCGTATGTGACAACCCAGCTGAGCTGGATGAACTTGTGGAAAGTCTTCATCCTCAGGGGGTCAGAGAGAGTGAACTGAGGGTGAAGATACAAAACAA ATACCAGGAAATCCTTCACTCCATCCATATGACCCGTAAGGCCAAACTGGGCCTCAGGACCTGCGACGGCTACACTGAGCTTCTCAGGTACCTGCGCAGTGACATCCAGGAGGTGGCCTCACGACTGCAGAAGGGAGGTCTCGGTTACCTGGATGACAACGTAGACATCGAAGAGCAG ATGAAAGACATGGAGAGCTTGAAAGACTTTGGCGAGTGCATCATCACCATTCAGGCCTGTGTAATCAAAAAGTTCCTGCAGGGATTCATGGCCcccaaacagaagaagaagaaaaagcacgTAGGGGAGGAGAGCAGTAAGTCTGAAGAGGTGGACGAGGAGAAGAGACTGGCAGAAGAGGCTCGG GTAGCGACAGCGGTAGAGAAGTGGAAAACCGCTATCCGAGAGGCCCAGACGTTTTCCCGCATGCATGTCCTGCTGGGAATGTTGGACGCCTGCATAAAGTGGGACATGTCTGCCGAGAACGCTCGCTGCAAAGTCTGTCGCAGGAAAG CGCTTAGGCAGAACCCGTCTGTGCTGAAGCTGACGGAGTCTAAGCCCAGATCCAAACAGGGCAACAGCAGCAAGCTCAGAGCAGAACAGACTAGTAGTGTCAGGCAGGTCTACGTAAAGAGTCGGCGTCCCTGCAGGCCAACAG GTGACGATGAGAAACTCATCCTCTGTGATGAGTGCAACAAGGCCTTCCACTTGTTCTGTCTGCGACCGGCACTGTACCGCATTCCTGTCGGAGAGTGGCGGTGCCCAGCCTGCCAGCCCACTGTGGCCAGACGTGGCTCCCGCTCAAG AAACTACAACCAGGACACAGATGacgaagaggacgaggaggagtcTGAAGAGGAGGACtctgaggaggatgaagaggacgaggaagagaATGATTACAAAGCCATGGGGCACAGCT TGAGAccaaggaagaaaaacaagcagTCCTCATCTCGGCAGAAAAACTCCAAAAGTAAATCCAAGAAGCCGTCTTCAAGTAGTCAGAGCAGCAAACAGAAGACTGGCCCCAACAGCCCTGCGGACATCGATGAATTG GTGCGACAGAGTTCCCAATCCGGAGTGCGCAGGCAGGCGCTGGAACTGGAGAGGTGTGAGGAGATCCTCAAGAAACTGACCAAATTCCGCTACAGCTGGCCATTCAG GGAGCCTGTGTCCCCAGAGGAGGCTGAAGACTACCTGGACATCATCTCCCAGCCAATGGATTTCCAGACGATGCTGGGGAAGTTCAGTCAGGGTTCATATCGTCATGCCCAGGACTTCCTGGAAGATATAAAACTGGTCTTCTCCAATGCAGAGGAGTACAACCAGCAAGGCAGCACCGTGCTCTCCTGCATGGTCAAGACGGAGCAGTCATTCACCGAGCTGCTCCAGAAGCTTTTGCCCGGCCTCAGCTACCTCCGCCGGCGGTCGCGCAAACGCGTCAGCCAGGCCCCTGCTACAtccgaagaggaggaggaggaggaggaagaagaggaagaggaagaagaggaggaggatgatgatgatgatgatgaagagcaggaagaggaaccgaagaagaagatgcagaATGGCAAATCGAACAGGAAGAAGGCCAGTAACAGTCGGGGAAGGAGGGACGAAGAGAGcgagagtgaggaggaggatgaagaaaatcaggaagaggaagaggaggaggaggatgacgacgacgatgatgatggcaggaggaggagtaagCGGACCTCTGCCACCTCAGGCAAGAAGGATTACAGGGAACAGGATAGCGATGGCGAGCGGGACACACGGAGGACTCGTCAGCGGCGCGGCCGGGACAAAGCCGCGGAGGCAAGCAGCGACGAGGAGCGGTCCAGCCAGCAGCGACATTCCAAGAGACAGAAGCGCTCGTGA
- the baz1b gene encoding tyrosine-protein kinase BAZ1B isoform X1, translating into MAPLLGRKPYPLAKPLAEPPGPGEEVYIIEHTKEAFRNKEEYEARLLRYDERIWTCKSTGSSQLTHKEAWEEEQEVTELLQEEYPQWFEKPILEMVHHNTVSLDKLVEMSWVEILTKYAVGEECDFLVGKDKSLQVKVVKIHPLENPEGETAEKKLEGACDSPSSDKENASQENQRKEPPPREEENRRESLSDRARRSPRKLPTAMKEEKKKWVMPKFLPHKYDVKLINEDKVISDVPADSLYRTERPPTKEIMRYFIRHNALRLGMGESAPWVVEDELVKKFNLPSKFSDFLLDPHKFLAENPSAKRKSLTSPEGRPSKKLKSPDTPGEDSGNEKGEKKRKRKKDSLGMPLSPTIWGHMQKITMNGSPLKVKNSGTPKKGEGSTPSTPKSSRKSGDKKEGKRGRKSGDKKLNVLKASKNDGKAGTKTPKMKQMTLLHLAKSTPAGSPKKRARSTGMGTPKLGKALHPMALHLLRYYKENKGKEDKKNSLSCLISKAAKALSPDDRGRLPEELKDLVQKRWELLEQKKRWKAMSEEERQEEMKKKREEIREKLREKAKERREKEMLVRREQSRRYEDQEIEGKNLPAFKLVDMPEGLPNALFGDVAMVVDFLHCYAGLLMPDDQYPITAVALMEALSGERSGFLYLNRVLVVLLQTLLQDELAEGYSELDMPLSEIPLTMHSASELARLCLRPCDAHGEESGQGSDDTGGFGGFDDVVTSEFLEKLETIEVFELSPQEKVNLLVALCHRILMTYSVEDHVDAKQQRSAELWKERLAMLKEVNDRKKAEKKKQKEMEGEKKKEGGSKKEGKKELKVEPKVEPEPEPEDMISTVKSRRLMSMQAKKEKEEMDRQNKERMEKEAEEERMRRQRAATEKAFQDGITKARNVMRRTPLGTDRNHNRYWLFSDVVPGLYIEKGWVNDSIDYNFTPPPEEKPAEPEVEEEEDGGSATTNDSQVAGVEKDDSSIDGAISEGAQQGAAFDICIETTVPKQGQNLWFVCDNPAELDELVESLHPQGVRESELRVKIQNKYQEILHSIHMTRKAKLGLRTCDGYTELLRYLRSDIQEVASRLQKGGLGYLDDNVDIEEQMKDMESLKDFGECIITIQACVIKKFLQGFMAPKQKKKKKHVGEESSKSEEVDEEKRLAEEARVATAVEKWKTAIREAQTFSRMHVLLGMLDACIKWDMSAENARCKVCRRKVWWSPAPSLALRQNPSVLKLTESKPRSKQGNSSKLRAEQTSSVRQVYVKSRRPCRPTGDDEKLILCDECNKAFHLFCLRPALYRIPVGEWRCPACQPTVARRGSRSRNYNQDTDDEEDEEESEEEDSEEDEEDEEENDYKAMGHSLRPRKKNKQSSSRQKNSKSKSKKPSSSSQSSKQKTGPNSPADIDELVRQSSQSGVRRQALELERCEEILKKLTKFRYSWPFREPVSPEEAEDYLDIISQPMDFQTMLGKFSQGSYRHAQDFLEDIKLVFSNAEEYNQQGSTVLSCMVKTEQSFTELLQKLLPGLSYLRRRSRKRVSQAPATSEEEEEEEEEEEEEEEEEDDDDDDEEQEEEPKKKMQNGKSNRKKASNSRGRRDEESESEEEDEENQEEEEEEEDDDDDDDGRRRSKRTSATSGKKDYREQDSDGERDTRRTRQRRGRDKAAEASSDEERSSQQRHSKRQKRS; encoded by the exons ATGGCACCGCTTTTAGGCCGGAAACCGTACCCACTGGCTAAGCCGCTAGCCGAACCACCAGGCCCGGGAGAGGAGGTGTACATCATCGAGCACACCAAGGAGGCCTTCAGGAACAAAGA AGAATACGAGGCACGCTTGCTGAGGTATGATGAGCGCATCTGGACTTGTAAGAGCACTGGAAGCAGCCAactcacacacaaagaagcATGGGAGGAGGAACAAGAAGTCACCGAACT GCTTCAGGAGGAGTATCCCCAGTGGTTTGAGAAACCAATTCTTGAGATGGTCCACCACAACACCGTGTCTTTAGACAAACTGGTTGAGATGTCCTGGGTTGAAATTCTCACAAAGTATGCTGTGGGCGAAGAGTGCGACTTCCTG GTGGGAAAGGACAAAAGTTTGCAAGTGAAGGTGGTGAAGATCCACCCGCTAGAGAACCCAGAGGGTGAGACAGCGGAGAAGAAGCTCGAAGGTGCCTGTGACTCTCCATCCAGCGACAAGGAGAATGCAAGTCAGGAAAACCAGAGGAAGGAACCTCCCCCCcgagaggaggagaacaggagggaGAGCCTCA GTGACAGAGCACGACGCTCACCAAGGAAACTTCCCACTGCCatgaaggaagagaagaagaagtgggtgATGCCCAAATTCCTTCCTCATAAGTACGATGTGAAGCTCATAAATGAGGATAAG GTAATCAGTGACGTCCcagcagacagtctttacagaacAGAGCGCCCTCCAACCAAAGAGATCATGCGCTACTTCATTAGGCACAACGCACTGAGGCTCGGCATGGGAGAGAGTGCTCCCTGGGTGGTTGAAGATGAACTGGTGAAAAAGTTTAACCTCCCCAGCAAATTCAGTGACTTTCTTCTTGATCCCCACAAG TTTTTAGCAGAGAATCCCTCTGCAAAGCGTAAGAGCCTGACATCTCCAGAGGGTAGACCCAGCAAGAAGCTCAAGTCTCCTGACACGCCAGGAGAGGATTCAGGAAATGAGAAGGgtgagaagaaaaggaaaaggaagaaggactctTTAGGCATGCCCCTTAGTCCAACCATTTGGGGCCACATGCAG AAAATAACAATGAATGGCTCCCCACTCAAGGTAAAGAATTCTGGAACTCCAAAGAAAGGTGAAGGCTCGACTCCCTCCACACCAAAATCCAGCAGGAAGTCGGGGGACAAGAAagaagggaagagagggagaaagagtgGTGACAAGAAACTCAATGTACTTAAAGCTTCTAAAAATGATGGTAAAGCTGGTACAAAGACACCGAAGATGAAGCAGATGACTCTGCTGCATCTGGCTAAGAGCACCCCTGCTGGAAGCCCGAAAAAGAGGGCCCGTAGTACAGGCATGGGTACGCCTAAACTGGGTAAGGCACTACACCCGATGGCTCTCCACCTCCTTCGTTACTATAAGGAGAACAAGGGCAAAGAGGACAAAAAGAACTCTCTTTCCTGCCTCATCTCCAAGGCTGCAAAGGCCTTGTCCCCAGATGATCGGGGCCGGCTGCCAGAGGAGCTCAAGGATCTGGTGCAGAAACGCTGGGAGCTGCTGGAGCAAAAGAAGCGATGGAAGGCCATGAGTGAAGAAGAAAGGCAggaagagatgaagaaaaagcGTGAGGAGATCAGAGAGAAACTGCGGGAAAAGGCCAAGGAGAGGCGCGAGAAGGAGATGCTCGTACGCCGCGAACAGTCTCGCAGATACGAGGACCAGGAGATCGAAGGCAAGAACCTGCCGGCGTTCAAGCTTGTTGACATGCCAGAGGGGCTGCCTAATGCCTTGTTTGGTGATGTGGCTATGGTTGTGGACTTCCTTCATTGCTATGCAGGGCTGCTGATGCCGGATGACCAGTATCCCATCACAGCAGTGGCGCTGATGGAAGCACTTTCGGGGGAACGATCTGGCTTCCTCTACCTGAACCGAGTGCTGGTGGTGCTCCTTCAGACGCTGCTGCAGGATGAGCTGGCAGAAGGCTACAGCGAGCTCGACATGCCCTTATCCGAGATCCCCCTCACCATGCACTCTGCATCGGAGCTGGCCCGCTTGTGCTTGAGACCGTGTGACGCTCACGGTGAGGAGAGTGGCCAGGGCTCAGACGACACAGGGGGTTTTGGGGGCTTTGATGATGTGGTGACCAGCGAGTTCTTGGAGAAGCTCGAGACAATCGAGGTGTTTGAGCTGAGCCCTCAGGAGAAGGTGAATCTGCTGGTGGCCCTGTGTCACCGCATACTCATGACATACTCGGTCGAAGACCATGTTGATGCGAAGCAGCAACGGTCAGCAGAGCTGTGGAAAGAGCGCCTGGCAATGCTGAAAGAGGTCAATGACCGCAagaaggcagagaagaagaagcagaaggagaTGGAAG gtgagaaaaagaaagaaggcgGTTCTAAGAAGGAGGGCAAAAAAGAATTAAAGGTGGAGCCAAAGGTTGAGCCCGAGCCGGAGCCTGAGGACATGATCAGCACCGTGAAGAGCCGACGGCTGATGTCCATGCAGGccaagaaggagaaagaggagatggacagacagaatAAAG AGCGCATGGAGAAGGAGGCTGAAGAGGAGCGAATGCGCAGACAGAGGGCTGCAACAGAAAAGGCCTTTCAGGATGGTATCACTAAAGCCAGAAATGTCATGCGCCGGACGCCACTGGGTACAGACAGAAATCATAACAG atactGGCTTTTCTCCGACGTGGTTCCTGGTCTGTATATCGAGAAAGGATGGGTTAATGATAGTATAGACTACAACTTCACCCCTCCACCTGAAGAAAAACCAGCAGAGCCTGAggtagaagaggaagaggatggtGGGTCGGCCACAACTAATGATTCACAAG TTGCAGGAGTTGAGAAGGACGATAGCAGCATAGATGGTGCTATAAGTGAGGGAGCCCAGCAGGGAGCAGCATTCGACATCTGTATTGAAACGACTGTTCCCAAGCAGGGACAGAACCTCTG GTTCGTATGTGACAACCCAGCTGAGCTGGATGAACTTGTGGAAAGTCTTCATCCTCAGGGGGTCAGAGAGAGTGAACTGAGGGTGAAGATACAAAACAA ATACCAGGAAATCCTTCACTCCATCCATATGACCCGTAAGGCCAAACTGGGCCTCAGGACCTGCGACGGCTACACTGAGCTTCTCAGGTACCTGCGCAGTGACATCCAGGAGGTGGCCTCACGACTGCAGAAGGGAGGTCTCGGTTACCTGGATGACAACGTAGACATCGAAGAGCAG ATGAAAGACATGGAGAGCTTGAAAGACTTTGGCGAGTGCATCATCACCATTCAGGCCTGTGTAATCAAAAAGTTCCTGCAGGGATTCATGGCCcccaaacagaagaagaagaaaaagcacgTAGGGGAGGAGAGCAGTAAGTCTGAAGAGGTGGACGAGGAGAAGAGACTGGCAGAAGAGGCTCGG GTAGCGACAGCGGTAGAGAAGTGGAAAACCGCTATCCGAGAGGCCCAGACGTTTTCCCGCATGCATGTCCTGCTGGGAATGTTGGACGCCTGCATAAAGTGGGACATGTCTGCCGAGAACGCTCGCTGCAAAGTCTGTCGCAGGAAAG TTTGGTGGtctcctgctccctctctaGCGCTTAGGCAGAACCCGTCTGTGCTGAAGCTGACGGAGTCTAAGCCCAGATCCAAACAGGGCAACAGCAGCAAGCTCAGAGCAGAACAGACTAGTAGTGTCAGGCAGGTCTACGTAAAGAGTCGGCGTCCCTGCAGGCCAACAG GTGACGATGAGAAACTCATCCTCTGTGATGAGTGCAACAAGGCCTTCCACTTGTTCTGTCTGCGACCGGCACTGTACCGCATTCCTGTCGGAGAGTGGCGGTGCCCAGCCTGCCAGCCCACTGTGGCCAGACGTGGCTCCCGCTCAAG AAACTACAACCAGGACACAGATGacgaagaggacgaggaggagtcTGAAGAGGAGGACtctgaggaggatgaagaggacgaggaagagaATGATTACAAAGCCATGGGGCACAGCT TGAGAccaaggaagaaaaacaagcagTCCTCATCTCGGCAGAAAAACTCCAAAAGTAAATCCAAGAAGCCGTCTTCAAGTAGTCAGAGCAGCAAACAGAAGACTGGCCCCAACAGCCCTGCGGACATCGATGAATTG GTGCGACAGAGTTCCCAATCCGGAGTGCGCAGGCAGGCGCTGGAACTGGAGAGGTGTGAGGAGATCCTCAAGAAACTGACCAAATTCCGCTACAGCTGGCCATTCAG GGAGCCTGTGTCCCCAGAGGAGGCTGAAGACTACCTGGACATCATCTCCCAGCCAATGGATTTCCAGACGATGCTGGGGAAGTTCAGTCAGGGTTCATATCGTCATGCCCAGGACTTCCTGGAAGATATAAAACTGGTCTTCTCCAATGCAGAGGAGTACAACCAGCAAGGCAGCACCGTGCTCTCCTGCATGGTCAAGACGGAGCAGTCATTCACCGAGCTGCTCCAGAAGCTTTTGCCCGGCCTCAGCTACCTCCGCCGGCGGTCGCGCAAACGCGTCAGCCAGGCCCCTGCTACAtccgaagaggaggaggaggaggaggaagaagaggaagaggaagaagaggaggaggatgatgatgatgatgatgaagagcaggaagaggaaccgaagaagaagatgcagaATGGCAAATCGAACAGGAAGAAGGCCAGTAACAGTCGGGGAAGGAGGGACGAAGAGAGcgagagtgaggaggaggatgaagaaaatcaggaagaggaagaggaggaggaggatgacgacgacgatgatgatggcaggaggaggagtaagCGGACCTCTGCCACCTCAGGCAAGAAGGATTACAGGGAACAGGATAGCGATGGCGAGCGGGACACACGGAGGACTCGTCAGCGGCGCGGCCGGGACAAAGCCGCGGAGGCAAGCAGCGACGAGGAGCGGTCCAGCCAGCAGCGACATTCCAAGAGACAGAAGCGCTCGTGA